One window of the Pseudomonas lurida genome contains the following:
- a CDS encoding YajG family lipoprotein: protein MLQRLLFGLITVTSLTLVGCANSPQQLTPEPKITTQLAPVGHGQAVSVRVVDGRPSPTLGSRGGLYPETALVSVNAQDVLPKLQAQAEAAVRLLGFTPSPNAPGAPQLTITLAELKYQSPKDGLYVTEASIGATFKSDVTAGTRRYSGRYGASLNQRFGMSPNQETNTKLVSDVLSDALTRLFKDPSIGSLLSSQ, encoded by the coding sequence ATGTTGCAACGCCTGTTGTTCGGTTTGATCACTGTGACCAGTTTGACCCTGGTTGGCTGCGCCAACAGCCCGCAACAACTGACCCCGGAACCGAAGATCACCACGCAGCTGGCCCCAGTGGGCCACGGCCAGGCGGTGTCGGTGCGTGTGGTCGATGGCCGCCCATCGCCGACACTCGGCTCGCGCGGTGGCCTGTACCCGGAAACCGCGCTGGTGTCGGTGAACGCCCAGGACGTGCTGCCCAAGCTGCAGGCCCAGGCCGAAGCTGCCGTGCGCCTGCTGGGTTTCACCCCGAGCCCCAACGCGCCGGGCGCTCCGCAGTTGACTATCACCCTGGCCGAATTGAAGTATCAGTCGCCTAAAGACGGCCTGTACGTGACTGAAGCTTCCATTGGCGCAACCTTCAAGTCTGACGTCACCGCCGGCACTCGTCGCTATAGCGGTCGCTACGGCGCGTCCCTGAACCAGCGCTTCGGTATGTCGCCGAATCAGGAAACCAACACCAAGCTGGTCAGCGACGTCCTGAGCGACGCCTTGACCCGCCTGTTCAAGGACCCAAGCATCGGTTCATTGCTCAGCTCGCAATAA
- a CDS encoding 1-acyl-sn-glycerol-3-phosphate acyltransferase has product MGEFDTIRPYNDSEVPAVLARLFRDKAFLDILTHFRFPRFAGALGWLLKPMIARKLRREFAGVTTVATLQDKVEYYVDHTIDRATDGVTYTGVEQLKSGTAYLFLANHRDIVMDPAFVNYAVYHAGLPTPRIAIGDNLLQKPFVSDLMRLNKSFIVHRSITGRKEKMAAYNLLSAYINHSIRNDCQSIWIAQAEGRAKDGDDRTESAILKMFHVSRKDEPFAEVIQSLNLTPVSISYEYDPCDTAKARELYIRATTGTYTKAPGEDDVSIALGITGYKGRVHINFAPPITERFEDTKLLAVEMDRQILGGYRLFPVHYLAYQQWSDADPQLQVPTAAEVFPADELAKAKAEWERRLNECPAEHRPYLVLQYATPVRNQYRVKAGIAL; this is encoded by the coding sequence ATGGGCGAATTCGATACCATCCGACCTTACAACGACAGCGAAGTCCCGGCAGTGCTGGCACGTCTGTTCCGTGACAAGGCCTTTCTGGACATCCTGACCCACTTCCGCTTCCCGCGCTTTGCCGGCGCCCTGGGCTGGCTGCTCAAGCCGATGATCGCCCGCAAACTGCGCCGTGAGTTTGCCGGCGTCACTACCGTGGCCACGCTGCAGGACAAAGTCGAGTACTACGTCGACCACACCATTGACCGCGCGACCGACGGCGTGACCTACACCGGCGTCGAGCAACTCAAGTCCGGCACCGCCTACCTGTTCCTGGCCAACCACCGCGATATCGTGATGGACCCGGCGTTCGTCAACTATGCCGTCTACCACGCCGGGCTGCCGACGCCACGCATCGCCATTGGCGACAACCTGCTGCAAAAGCCGTTTGTCAGCGACCTGATGCGCCTGAACAAGAGCTTCATCGTGCACCGCTCGATCACCGGACGAAAGGAGAAAATGGCGGCCTACAACCTGTTGTCGGCCTACATCAACCATTCGATCCGCAACGATTGCCAATCCATCTGGATCGCACAGGCCGAAGGGCGCGCCAAGGATGGGGACGATCGCACCGAGTCGGCGATCCTCAAGATGTTCCACGTCAGCCGCAAGGACGAGCCGTTCGCCGAGGTGATCCAGTCGCTGAACCTGACGCCGGTGTCGATCAGCTACGAGTACGACCCGTGCGACACCGCCAAGGCTCGCGAGTTGTACATCCGCGCCACCACCGGCACCTACACCAAGGCGCCGGGCGAAGACGACGTGAGCATCGCCCTTGGCATTACAGGCTACAAGGGCCGGGTCCACATCAATTTCGCACCGCCGATCACCGAGCGTTTCGAAGACACCAAGTTGCTGGCGGTGGAAATGGACCGGCAGATTCTGGGCGGTTACCGGTTGTTCCCGGTGCACTACCTGGCGTATCAGCAATGGAGCGACGCCGACCCGCAATTGCAGGTGCCGACGGCCGCCGAAGTGTTCCCGGCGGATGAATTGGCCAAGGCCAAGGCTGAATGGGAGCGCCGCCTGAACGAATGCCCGGCCGAACACCGGCCATACCTGGTGCTGCAATATGCAACGCCGGTGCGCAATCAGTATCGGGTCAAGGCTGGAATCGCGCTGTAA
- a CDS encoding CPXCG motif-containing cysteine-rich protein — protein MLETATYDCPYCGEEVETTVDLSGGDQTYIEDCQVCCRPIIFHLQVHGEEWMLETRSENE, from the coding sequence ATGCTGGAAACCGCGACGTACGATTGTCCTTATTGTGGTGAAGAGGTCGAGACAACCGTGGATTTGTCCGGTGGTGATCAGACCTATATAGAAGACTGCCAAGTGTGTTGCCGACCGATCATTTTCCATCTGCAGGTTCATGGTGAAGAATGGATGCTGGAAACCCGTAGCGAAAATGAATGA
- a CDS encoding putative signal transducing protein: MQRIYEPENLMEGELLQQMLASEGIEAHLVGRHLLGGTGELPIFGLLGLEVDNDRAVDARELITAYMGAQPLPGDEPDSYPDVLVC; this comes from the coding sequence ATGCAGCGAATCTACGAACCGGAAAACCTGATGGAAGGCGAGCTGCTGCAACAGATGCTCGCCAGCGAGGGCATCGAGGCGCACCTGGTTGGCCGCCATTTGCTCGGTGGCACCGGCGAACTGCCGATCTTTGGCCTGTTGGGCCTTGAGGTAGACAATGACCGCGCCGTGGATGCGCGCGAGCTGATTACCGCCTACATGGGCGCGCAACCCTTGCCCGGTGACGAACCTGACAGCTACCCCGACGTGCTGGTCTGTTAG
- a CDS encoding SOS response-associated peptidase: MCGRYALFRWTPAFAALPGFPADQQAQWNISPNDSVLIQRLSDGQRTLARARWGLTPPWLTDLSRTPAHARAETLAEQPMFREAFRQRRCLLPANGFYEWRGTQRKRPYWLTPGEGSTLFFAAIWEAYPVQEQVWLSTAVVTQAAQAQRRPLILDAAGQEAWLDPETPLHVLQGLLAGEPTALRERVLANMVNDPKLNGPECLTPA, from the coding sequence ATGTGTGGACGTTATGCCCTGTTTCGCTGGACCCCTGCTTTTGCTGCTTTGCCAGGCTTCCCCGCCGACCAGCAGGCCCAGTGGAACATCTCCCCGAATGATTCGGTGCTGATCCAGCGCCTGAGCGACGGCCAGCGCACCCTGGCGCGCGCGCGCTGGGGGCTGACGCCGCCGTGGCTGACAGACCTTTCTCGCACACCCGCGCATGCCCGCGCGGAAACCCTGGCCGAGCAACCAATGTTTCGCGAAGCATTCCGGCAGCGCCGTTGCCTGCTGCCGGCCAATGGGTTCTACGAATGGCGCGGCACCCAACGCAAACGCCCGTACTGGCTGACGCCGGGGGAGGGCTCCACGTTGTTTTTTGCCGCGATCTGGGAAGCGTACCCCGTGCAGGAACAGGTGTGGCTGAGCACGGCGGTGGTGACCCAGGCTGCGCAGGCTCAGCGCCGGCCGCTGATTCTGGATGCCGCGGGGCAGGAAGCCTGGCTTGATCCCGAGACGCCGTTGCACGTGTTGCAAGGGCTATTGGCCGGTGAACCCACCGCATTGCGCGAGCGGGTGTTGGCCAACATGGTCAATGATCCGAAGCTCAATGGGCCGGAGTGCCTGACCCCGGCGTGA
- a CDS encoding methyl-accepting chemotaxis protein: protein MITQVVSSVQKVSDSSEHTADIAIRTNQGVHKQMVEIDQVATAVHEMTATAQDVARNATQAAQAASHADQAASQGMRIVRDTSLSIGALAEEIGKAVGVVQTLAKDSENINAILTAIRGIAEQTNLLALNAAIEAARAGEQGRGFAVVADEVRNLAQKTQKATEEIQAMIQQLQQGTRDVVRVMEDSQNRTDESVQHAAQAAEALETITQAVSVINDMNTQIASAAEEQSAVAEDINRNVINIGQVANEVAGGADESSAASADLTKLAEQQRRLINQFKV, encoded by the coding sequence ATGATCACTCAGGTGGTGAGTTCAGTGCAGAAGGTCAGCGACTCATCGGAGCACACGGCTGATATTGCGATCCGCACCAACCAGGGGGTGCATAAGCAAATGGTGGAGATCGATCAAGTGGCCACCGCTGTGCATGAGATGACCGCCACTGCGCAAGACGTTGCACGCAACGCCACCCAAGCCGCACAAGCCGCCAGCCATGCCGACCAGGCCGCGAGCCAAGGCATGCGCATTGTGCGCGATACTTCCCTCTCCATCGGTGCGCTCGCGGAGGAAATTGGCAAGGCGGTCGGCGTGGTGCAAACCCTGGCCAAGGACAGCGAGAACATCAACGCCATCCTCACGGCGATTCGCGGGATCGCGGAACAGACCAACCTCTTGGCCCTCAACGCGGCCATTGAGGCGGCGCGTGCCGGCGAACAAGGCCGTGGCTTCGCGGTAGTGGCCGACGAAGTGCGCAATCTGGCGCAGAAGACCCAGAAGGCCACCGAAGAAATCCAGGCCATGATCCAGCAACTGCAGCAAGGCACGCGGGATGTGGTGCGGGTAATGGAAGACAGCCAGAACCGCACCGATGAAAGCGTGCAGCACGCCGCCCAGGCGGCTGAAGCGTTGGAGACAATCACCCAGGCGGTGTCGGTGATCAACGACATGAACACCCAGATCGCCAGCGCGGCCGAGGAGCAGAGCGCGGTAGCCGAGGACATCAATCGCAACGTGATCAATATCGGCCAGGTGGCCAACGAGGTGGCGGGCGGCGCGGATGAGTCCAGCGCGGCCAGTGCGGATTTGACCAAGTTGGCGGAGCAGCAGCGCCGGCTGATCAATCAGTTCAAGGTGTAA
- a CDS encoding M48 family metallopeptidase translates to MKKSLVVSGLVAAMLLAGCQSVNTTSGGAVGVERKQYMFSMLSSQEVDQMYAQSYQQTLGEASGKGLVDKTSANAKRVQAIANRLIAQAPTFRADAAQWKWEVNLIKSDEMNANCGPGGKIFVYSALIDNLKLTDDELAAVMGHEIAHALREHGREAMSKAYGIEMAKQGAGALFGLGQDSLALADTVANYGMTLPNSRSNENEADLIGLELSARAGYNPNAAITLWNKMAKASEGAPPEFMSTHPASDSRIASLQAAIPKVMPLYQQAKKS, encoded by the coding sequence ATGAAGAAGTCGTTGGTCGTCAGCGGGTTGGTTGCAGCGATGCTGCTGGCCGGGTGTCAGTCGGTCAACACCACCAGCGGCGGCGCCGTCGGGGTTGAGCGCAAGCAGTACATGTTCAGCATGCTGTCGAGCCAGGAAGTCGACCAGATGTACGCCCAGTCCTACCAACAGACCCTGGGTGAAGCCAGTGGCAAGGGCCTGGTCGACAAAACCAGCGCCAACGCCAAGCGTGTGCAGGCCATCGCTAACCGCTTGATCGCACAGGCGCCTACCTTCCGCGCCGATGCCGCGCAGTGGAAGTGGGAAGTGAACCTGATCAAGAGCGACGAAATGAACGCCAACTGCGGGCCTGGCGGCAAGATCTTCGTGTACAGCGCATTGATCGACAACCTCAAGCTCACCGATGATGAACTGGCTGCCGTGATGGGCCATGAAATTGCCCACGCCTTGCGTGAACACGGTCGTGAAGCCATGTCCAAGGCCTACGGGATCGAGATGGCCAAGCAGGGGGCTGGTGCATTGTTCGGCCTCGGCCAGGACAGCCTGGCATTGGCCGATACCGTGGCGAACTACGGCATGACCTTGCCCAACAGCCGCAGCAATGAAAACGAAGCTGACCTGATCGGTCTGGAACTGTCGGCCCGTGCGGGTTACAACCCGAATGCCGCCATCACGCTGTGGAACAAGATGGCCAAGGCTTCGGAAGGCGCGCCGCCGGAGTTCATGAGCACTCACCCGGCGTCCGACAGCCGGATCGCCTCGTTGCAGGCGGCG